One region of Ornithodoros turicata isolate Travis unplaced genomic scaffold, ASM3712646v1 ctg00001042.1, whole genome shotgun sequence genomic DNA includes:
- the LOC135376118 gene encoding putative nuclease HARBI1 produces the protein MAWTYPARQKITTALLLRRLRRRRKRTMYIREIFDKRPYIGQYHNLVQELRQVDPEYHFKYFRAGMTKASFDRLLGLVYYRLLHPPNHRRPISPAERLAVTLRFLATGSSMQDTAINYCMHVSTVSNILSETLAAIWDCLSPLVLKPPTTAKWEKIRQVYSSRWNFPNVIGSIDGKHFAIRCPDRSVSDFFNYKGFYSIVLLAVADAEYRFILVDVGAQGRVSDGACFNESVSRNTLNVERLDYLHQPVGGLFVWWRSFLSAVTGTPDFLTDMVKAGVCLHNFLMLDAAYCPEGYADTVCGENVQEGLWRQTVTQVGCKEAVDAAARRAPQLRRVQLMLIYFTKGNTVRMPNELKQQMCSTSWLTGSARDSLLYKVDRELRF, from the exons ATGGCGTGGACGTACCCAGCGCGGCAAAAAATCACTACAGCATTGTTGCTGCGTCGTCTACGACGGAGACGGAAGCGGACTATGTACATCCGAGAGATATTCGACAAGCGGCCTTACATTGGGCAGTACCACAACCTCGTACAGGAGCTGCGGCAAGTGGATCCAGAATACCATTTCAAGTATTTCAG GGCAGGGATGACCAAGGCATCATTCGACCGTTTGTTGGGCCTGGTGTACTACAGGCTGTTGCATCCTCCGAATCATAGAAGACCCATATCTCCTGCGGAGAGACTAGCAGTCACATTGAG ATTCCTGGCAACCGGCAGTTCCATGCAGGACACCGCCATCAATTACTGTATGCACGTTTCAACCGTGTCCAACATATTGAGCGAGACCCTTGCGGCAATATGGGACTGCCTCTCACCACTCGTGTTAAAACCACCAACAACAGCCAAGTGGGAGAAAATCCGGCAAGTGTACAGCTCTAGGTGGAACTTTCCGAATGTCATTGGAAGTATAGATGGCAAACATTTTGCTATTCGGTGTCCGGACAGAAGCGTCTCTGACTTCTTTAATTACAAAGGGTTCTATTCTATTGTACTGCTTGCAGTGGCTGATGCAGAATACCGCTTTATCCTAGTTGATGTTGGGGCTCAAGGGCGAGTATCAGATGGTGCGTGTTTCAATGAAAGTGTATCAAGGAACACTTTGAACGTGGAACGCTTGGACTACCTTCATCAGCCTGTCGGTGGCCTGTTTGTATG GTGGCGCTCATTTCTGTCTGCTGTCACCGGAACGCCGGACTTCCTTACTGACATGGTGAAGGCAGGCGTCTGCCTACACAATTTCTTGATGTTGGACGCTGCATACTGTCCAGAAGGCTATGCTGATACTGTGTGTGGGGAGAATGTGCAAGAAGGCCTTTGGAGGCAAACAGTAACACAAGTAGGAT gcaaggaggctgtggacgctgctgcacgccgggctccTCAACTCAGGCGCGTCCAACTGATGctcatttatttcaccaagggtaACACGGTGCGAATGCCGAACGAGCTCAAGCAACAAATGTGCAGCACCTCCTGGCTAACAGGATctgctcgggattcgcttctgtacaaggtcgaTCGAGAGTTACGCTTTTGA
- the LOC135376119 gene encoding uncharacterized protein LOC135376119 — protein sequence MVRLTDLLAQPNPSGEDVEAVLEYLITKRQALYDLDRSILEATPEDELDAELSGALEYEQNLEEAIARARRSLRHIPTSAPVVQQRSDASKSVALPKLQIPKFSGKLQEWQQFWEHFDVSIHSNQALAAVEKFKYLASYLVDDARRTIEGIRINGDNYPTAIAALKHRYGRPGLLTSEHIDALLALRPVTCSGQVSQLRYLLDEVSFRTSALAALDVPREHYAVILERVITRCLPEDLCVLFRQRRVDATDASRRERGGDDVTDASRRDRGGGGAVDTPTENVEALISFLKVQVETREEVALTRATGQASQRPSRSPSILPSPATASALAATSGRSSGLMDHQLRPSSRPPSDSCPLCGSTDHPLQSCTVYLSPADKKLRISRTGRCFRCGKPGHPSRLCTTAALLSCANCHGRHLSVLCDIQRRDAPQRTSETPVSQSGRQNSTPQSLSRTTTSLASSLQNTGGIARLQTATVWASGPAGRRQIRILLDTGSQQAFIRRDLLQQLRCEVEGEESLSVFSFAATHPKHYRCEQVTVRLESLFESDFVVDLTALGVDDLCHVVVPPLGIKTIRVMQ from the coding sequence ATGGTTCGCCTGACCGACCTGTTGGCTCAGCCCAATCCATCGGGCGAAGACGTCGAAGCTGTCCTCGAATATCTCATCACGAAACGACAAGCTCTCTACGACCTTGATCGCTCCATCTTGGAGGCAACCCCAGAAGACGAATTGGACGCAGAACTCAGCGGCGCATTGGAATACGAACAGAACCTCGAAGAGGCCATCGCACGAGCACGTCGGTCGCTGCGACACATCCCGACTTCGGCGCCCGTTGTCCAGCAGCGCTCTGATGCCTCGAAGTCTGTCGCACTTCCGAAACTCCAGATCCCAAAGTTCTCCGGCAAACTTCAGGAATGGCAACAATTTTGGGAGCATTTCGACGTGTCAATTCATTCCAACCAGGCGCTAGCCGCTGTCGAGAAGTTCAAGTATCTAGCGTCCTACCTCGTCGACGACGCGAGGCGCACTATCGAAGGCATACGCATCAATGGGGACAATTACCCCACCGCCATCGCGGCCCTCAAGCACAGGTACGGCCGGCCAGGTTTATTGACGTCCGAGCACATCGACGCGCTACTAGCTCTTCGTCCGGTGACTTGTTCTGGACAGGTGTCCCAGTTAAGGTATCTACTTGACGAGGTCTCCTTTCGCACGTCTGCGTTGGCGGCGTTGGACGTTCCCAGGGAGCACTACGCCGTTATCCTTGAACGCGTCATCACGCGGTGCCTTCCCGAGGATCTTTGTGTGCTCTTTCGTCAACGAAGGGTAGATGCGACCGATGCCTCACGTCGAGAACGCGGCGGCGACGATGTTACCGATGCCTCACGTCGAGACCGCGGAGGAGGTGGCGCAGTAGATACGCCGACGGAAAACGTCGAGGCTCTTATCTCCTTTCTCAAAGTCCAAGTCGAGACGCGGGAAGAAGTTGCCTTAACTCGTGCAACCGGTCAGGCCTCCCAGCGTCCGAGCCGAAGTCCAAGCATTCTCCCTAGCCCGGCGACTGCCTCAGCCCTAGCAGCGACGAGCGGGCGTTCTTCGGGGCTAATGGATCATCAGCTACGTCCGAGTTCTCGCCCACCGTCTGACTCGTGCCCATTGTGTGGGTCCACCGATCACCCGCTTCAGTCCTGTACAGTCTATTTGTCCCCCGCCGACAAGAAGCTGCGTATATCTCGAACAGGCAGATGTTTTCGATGCGGGAAACCTGGTCATCCCTCAAGACTGTGCACAACGGCAGCGCTGTTGTCCTGCGCCAATTGCCACGGCCGGCACCTTTCTGTACTGTGCGACATCCAGAGGCGTGATGCCCCGCAGCGCACCAGCGAGACACCCGTTTCTCAATCGGGGAGGCAGAATTCGACTCCGCAATCCCTCAGCCGAACTACGACATCACTAGCCTCAAGTCTGCAGAATACTGGGGGAATTGCTCGGCTGCAAACTGCTACAGTGTGGGCGTCTGGCCCGGCGGGCAGAAGGCAAATTCGCATCCTCCTCGACACCGGAAGCCAGCAGGCGTTCATTCGACGTGACCTTTTGCAGCAGCTGAGGTGCGAGGTCGAGGGTGAAGAGAGTTTGTCTGTATTCTCATTTGCGGCGACGCATCCCAAGCATTACCGCTGCGAGCAGGTCACGGTGCGCCTCGAATCCCTCTTCGAAAGCGACTTCGTTGTCGACTTAACGGCTCTTGGCGTCGACGACCTTTGCCACGTCGTTGTTCCTCCATTGGGCATCAAGACAATCAGGGTGATGCAATAG
- the LOC135376120 gene encoding uncharacterized protein LOC135376120, translating into MCRLDALGIADHVAGDDDSVASLCFSSQVEKRNGRYVVPLMVKGSGLPAEANNRVTAAQRLVAQLRRFRTSPQLLLNYDSVIREYFDEGHAERVADVSNQTDNVYYMPHHAVIRKDAVTTKLRVVFDASSHCPGQPSLNSLLMKG; encoded by the coding sequence ATGTGCCGTCTGGACGCCCTCGGTATTGCCGACCACGTTGCCGGTGACGACGACTCCGTCGCCTCACTTTGCTTCTCAAGTCAAGTAGAAAAGCGTAATGGCCGCTATGTGGTTCCACTTATGGTTAAGGGCTCTGGACTTCCAGCCGAAGCAAACAACCGGGTAACGGCGGCGCAGCGGCTGGTCGCGCAGTTGCGGCGTTTTCGTACTTCCCCGCAGCTACTTCTCAATTACGATTCCGTCATTCGGGAATACTTTGACGAGGGTCATGCCGAACGGGTTGCTGATGTTTCGAACCAAACCGACAACGTGTACTACATGCCCCATCACGCCGTGATCCGGAAAGACGCCGTAACGACAAAGCTCCGCGTCGTCTTCGATGCCTCGTCTCACTGCCCCGGCCAACCGTCTCTAAACAGTCTCCTCATGAAAGGCTGA